One stretch of Clavelina lepadiformis chromosome 6, kaClaLepa1.1, whole genome shotgun sequence DNA includes these proteins:
- the LOC143463340 gene encoding uncharacterized protein LOC143463340 codes for MIYILFGLMLCSAQCSEAATVNRAGHGSTDKLVAEVKNDGSYRFAAGSDPENFFLLAGDVFLQADTKMHSTDDGSLKLQGTKDVSGSDATGLYQAKIFQYVAGTSKMNAQVAVYNDGEFVRFTQSFPQGIKNCNVSDKSSILSSFPSFKLLNQTKDVGFLATFGDMFGYGYSISDLRSHHVDILGGDRAGPLVLFDAQGSVMIISSFSSFMAHNMKYDVDSGIVRYGVIGGAAELPKHYQIDTILYYSNEGINKAVEKWGQVLMTRYHKKRAYMEADFSINYLGYYTDNGAYYYYHTEEGKNYETTMLDVVEYAKSTDIPYGYLQYDSWWYYKGVQDGVKNWTSMDDVFPHGMDSLFQSTGLPVVAHNRYWASDTTYAKKNGGSYDFYVETEKSIPDDPNFWNYLIRSSKAWGLITYEQDWLDREFDEMTITHTNVSVARDWLIDMGKGAVASDVTIQYCMGLPRHMMQSAEIQAVTQARVSGDYHPGNGQWKIGVTSMFAHALYIAPYKDTFWTTSMQKGSPYGDAAAEPNTELQAAISTLSTGPVGPSDAIGMTNVDVLMKCCRADGLIIKPSRPITTTDDNIMKLAFPDGSIPGLANAEAEIYTTFSDIRLYLPNGESMLRFGIVLAAQLTTKGYKLKPSSMYLDEVNPGDTSYVIYQGHPDQQNAGILSPSSSIEIPICETKDFQLWYASPLIKISENTTIAILGERSKWVPVSSRRIRSIEVKGDNLLVDIVGKPGEMVAMDFMFNSKYSTVSCAIPSDGVVRVSANSGHCIRL; via the exons ATGATTTACATTCTCTTTGGATTGATGTTATGTAGCGCTCAGTGCTCTGAAGCAGCAACTGTAAACCGCGCTG GCCATGGAAGCACAGATAAACTGGTCGCAGAGGTGAAAAATGATGGGTCGTACAGATTTGCTGCTGGGAGCGACcctgaaaacttttttcttctcGCTGGCGACGTCTTTCTGCAAGCCGATACGAAAATGCATTCAACTGACGACGGAAGCCTTAAATTACAAg GCACAAAGGACGTTAGTGGGAGCGACGCCACAGGATTGTACCaagcaaaaatattccaaTACGTTGCTGGGACGTCTAAAATGAACGCCCAAGTCGCGGTTTACAACGACGGCGAATTCGTAAGATTTACACAG tCCTTCCCACAAGGAATTAAGAATTGCAACGTTTCTGACAAAAGCAGCATTCTGTCCAGCTTCCCAAGCTTCAAGCTGTTAAATCAAACCAAAGACGTTGGATTTCTAGCTACCTTTGGTGACATGTTTGGTTATGGCTATTCAATTTCCGA TTTGCGGTCGCATCACGTTGATATCCTCGGCGGAGATAGAGCAGGTCCTTTGGTCCTCTTTGATGCTCAAGGAAGCGTCATGATCATCTCATCATTTAGCAGCTTCATGGCTCACAACATGAAGTATGACGTAGACTCCGGCATCGTAAGATATGGCGTCATTGGAGGTGCCGCAGAATTGCCGAAACACTATCAG ATCGACACCATCTTGTACTACAGCAACGAAGGCATCAACAAAGCTGTTGAGAAATGGGGCCAAGTTTTGATGACGCGCTATCACAAGAAACGAGCATATATGGAGGCAGATTTCAGCATCAACTACCTTGGTTACTATACCGACAACG GGGCGTATTACTACTACCACACTGAGGAGGGCAAGAATTACGAAACAACGATGCTCGATGTGGTAGAGTACGCCAAAAGTACAGACATACCGTACGGATATCTGCAGTACGACTCCTGGTGGTATTACAAGGGTGTACAGGATGGAGTGAAGAATTGGACTTCGATGGATGACGTCTTCCCTCATGGAATGGA TTCCCTTTTTCAATCGACCGGATTACCTGTTGTGGCCCACAACCGGTACTGGGCATCGGACACTACTTACGCCAAGAAGAATGGAGGAAgttatgatttctatgtagAGACAGAGAAGTCTATACCCGACGACCCG AATTTTTGGAACTACCTGATACGTTCCAGCAAAGCGTGGGGATTGATAACATATGAGCAGGACTGGCTGGACAGAGAATTTGATGAAATGACA ATAACTCACACAAACGTCAGCGTTGCACGCGATTGGTTGATTGATATGGGCAAAGGAGCGGTTGCTTCTGACGTAACAATTCAATATTGTATGGGTTTACCGAGGCACATGATGCAGAGTGCCGAAATACAAGCAGTAACACAG GCCCGGGTAAGCGGTGATTATCATCCCGGCAATGGACAGTGGAAGATTGGAGTCACTTCTATGTTTGCTCATGCACTTTACATCGCTCCATACAAAGACACATTCTGGACAACTTCGATGCAAAAGGGAAGTCCTTATGGAGACGCTGCTGCTGAACCAAACACTGAGTTGCAAGCGGCTATTTCTACGCTCAGTACCGGACCTGTTGGGCCGAGCGACGCAATAG GAATGACGAACGTCGATGTGCTGATGAAATGCTGCAGAGCTGACGGGTTAATTATTAAACCGTCCAGACCAATCACAACGACTGATGACAATATTATGAAGCTGGCTTTCCCAGATGGAAGCATTCCTG GACTCGCCAATGCTGAAGCTGAAATATATACAACATTTTCCGATATTCGCTTGTATTTGCCTAACGGGGAATCGATGCTGAGATTCGGAATCGTTTTAGCAGCTCAGCTCACCACAAAAGGATACAAACTGAAACCAAGTTCCATGTACTTGGATGAAGTAAAC CCGGGGGATACGTCATACGTCATATATCAAGGTCATCCCGATCAACAAAACGCTGGAATACTATCTCCTTCGTCATCGATCGAAATTCCTATCTGTGAGACAAAAGATTTTCAGCTTTGGTACGCTTCCCCCCTGATCAAAATAAG CGAAAACACCACAATTGCTATTCTGGGAGAAAGGAGCAAGTGGGTTCCCGTATCTTCACGACGAATACGATCTATTGAAGTAAAAGGCGATAACTTGCTTGTTGATATTGTCGGAAAGCCTGGAGAG ATGGTTGCCATGGATTTCatgtttaattcgaaatattcCACTGTGAGTTGTGCGATCCCCTCAGACGGTGTTGTGCGGGTGTCGGCGAACTCAGGCCACTGCATCAGGCTCTGA
- the LOC143461591 gene encoding uncharacterized protein LOC143461591 has protein sequence MPSTAVCRRRRQIIVMVILLVFAPQSSQSRPPEENESDQCPDTLKPDGMNPYKMRGVLTPDGDEIMCCGLNPGFFYKGICDPDFPSTTQYLPCPTGTFMDEKVHVEPRCKPHSNCPIHYGVKGPGNSTDDTECEKCRPGFDSLTSSRTETCTEINKLKLDTLTKNVDSKMIKKPTTEISTASTPPNHEDSSSHKYSTTFVICLCLGLGISAFWILFFCLFYFCFLKPRARSNGKHSVTWHSRSDFDSSNWTPINGSEQELSRHRLIAQSSGEPNHVVADVQMSNVVVVDEVRQQRSAPSTSEIGIQTEVMSNCTEREKKLYDLGYELAEMIDKNDICPLFRKLTILGNPETEINNTDKPEFPRELFIRLFQVLVKHGEDHVNPQRIADVCIEKRWTSYAHLVQRHFPDEVQLPTASSTP, from the exons ATGCCTTCAACAGCTGTTTGCAGACGACG GCGGCAAATTATTGTGATGGTTATTCTGCTGGTATTTGCACCTCAAAGTAGTCAAAGTCGACCCCCAGAAGAAAATGAATCTGATCAGTGCCCTGATACGTTAAAACCTGACGGAATGAACCCCTACAAGATGCGCGGGGTCCTAACCCCTGACGGAGACGAGATCATGTGTTGTGGGTTGAACCCCGGTTTCTTTTATAAAGGAATCTGCGA CCCCGATTTTCCGAGCACAACTCAGTACTTACCCTGCCCCACGGGAACGTTCATGGACGAGAAAGTTCACGTCGAGCCTCGATGCAAACCTCACTCAAACTGCCCCATCCACTACGGGGTGAAGGGGCCGGGAAACTCCACCGACGATACAGAGTGTGAGAAATGTCGGCCGGGTTTCGACTCACTCACAAGCTCAAGAACTGAAACCTGCACCGAGATCAACAAGCTCAA GCTGGACACTCTAACAAAAAATGTCGACagcaaaatgataaaaaagcCAACGACAGAAATCAGTACTGCATCTACTCCCCCCAACCATGAAGATTCATCGTCACACAAAT ACTCGACTACTTTTGTGATTTGCCTTTGCCTGGGGTTGGGCATCAGTGCGTTCtggattttatttttctgtctcttctatttttgttttctgaag CCGAGAGCAAGATCGAATGGAAAGCACTCTGTGACGTGGCACAGTCGATCAGATTTTGATTCCAGTAACTGGACTCCCATTAACGGAAGCGAGCAGGAGTTATCCCGACACAGGTTGATTGCACAG TCTTCAGGGGAACCGAACCATGTCGTGGCTGATGTACAAATGTCAAATGTCGTTGTCGTCGATGAAGTGCGACAACAGCGGTCGGCTCCTTCCACTTCAGAAATTGGAATTCAAACTGAAGTTATGTCAAACTGCACTGAACGGGAAAAGAAAT TGTATGACCTGGGCTATGAGTTGGCAGAGATGATTGATAAGAATGACATCTGTCCCCTCTTCCGCAAGCTGACCATTCTTGGCAATCCTGAAACGGAGATAAACAACACAGATAAACCAG AATTCCCCCGCGAATTGTTCATTCGACTCTTCCAAGTTCTGGTGAAGCACGGAGAAGATCACGTCAACCCACAACGTATCGCTGACGTCTGCATCGAGAAAAGATGGACGTCATACGCCCATCTAGTGCAACGTCACTTCCCCGATGAAGTTCAACTTCCAACTGCAAGTTCAACTCCTTGA
- the LOC143463411 gene encoding uncharacterized protein LOC143463411, whose translation MRSQPKQPNTDPKHVPSLGQAARTAVREGVTLLQLNVEGLTKAKINILEHLVSTHKVTTILLQYKPHIAALRSKISARNNLLRCLVGSSWGASTFRTAALAIVHSAAEYAAPVWCRSVHAKKLDTTLNETLRIITGCLRSTPVAFMPVLAGIAPPKHRRAQATHKIACQAMDSINHPLHATLGGQPHGGRQRLVSRRPFSRHAAALVAAGFNINTAWCDDWKEVSRPLPPQFNVEPSTTTPTGADLPRKAWTTLNRLRTGVGRFGKCMHRWGLKTSSSCICGAESQTAEHILFDCRVLHPPMGQDDLKSPDEEGKRWLQLVAEYA comes from the coding sequence ATGCGATCTCAGCCCAAGCAACCTAATACTGACCCGAAGCATGTGCCCTCATTAGGGCAGGCAGCTAGAACTGCCGTACGGGAAGGTGTCACGTTGCTACAGCTGAATGTAGAAGGTCTCACAAAAGCCAAAATCAACATCTTGGAACACCTTGTGAGCACCCACAAAGTCACCACCATCCTTCTACAGTATAAACCACATATTGCAGCCCTCCGAAGCAAGATATCGGCAAGAAACAACCTTTTAAGATGTCTGGTTGGGTCCTCATGGGGTGCATCCACGTTTCGTACAGCAGCGCTTGCGATTGTCCACAGTGCTGCAGAGTACGCTGCTCCAGTCTGGTGTAGAAGTGTACATGCAAAGAAGTTGGACACCACCCTAAATGAGACCCTCAGAATCATTACTGGCTGCCTCCGTTCCACTCCTGTTGCGTTTATGCCGGTGCTGGCAGGCATCGCTCCTCCCAAACATCGGAGAGCACAAGCAACTCACAAGATTGCATGCCAAGCCATGGATAGCATCAACCATCCCTTACACGCAACCCTGGGCGGCCAACCCCACGGTGGCCGTCAGCGGCTGGTTTCTCGCCGCCCCTTTAGCAGACATGCTGCTGCACTTGTGGCCGCCGGCTTCAACATCAACACTGCATGGTGCGACGACTGGAAAGAAGTTTCCCGCCCCCTCCCCCCCCAGTTTAATGTGGAGCCCTCCACCACTACCCCTACTGGCGCAGACCTTCCTCGAAAGGCCTGGACAACCCTGAACCGCCTCAGAACTGGAGTAGGTCGTTTTGGCAAATGCATGCACCGCTGGGGCCTTAAAACATCATCATCATGCATATGCGGTGCAGAATCACAAACAGCAGAACATATCCTCTTCGACTGCCGTGTCCTGCACCCACCCATGGGCCAAGACGACCTAAAGAGCCCTGACGAGGAAGGGAAGAGATGGCTGCAATTGGTAGCCGAATATGCTTGA
- the LOC143462385 gene encoding uncharacterized protein LOC143462385, with the protein MVGVHTHKIRWKTRIITILWIMSLISPGWMQGRPRRNDSDPCPHTLQPDDSNAYKLIPVGDNICCGCNPGFHVEKHCLQGLAHTTWCEPCPSGHFISQKAHKLETCHSHQVCSEDESVILQGTSTTDTKCGKRTTADNELMLKIQRPTESIDDSEKTKQETMSTIPATKQSTSMSVSTEALTIVGDSMSVWVYLGPVFAGFSLLLSLILLGICIKNCLKKRQRCAEDRRVSTESDNLEDDPPRESDSLLRNLNKTERNRCQDSGNSSLIRADSRVELSLYQRSDLDNRRDSQFSFSPLTAKLQIDLLPRPTSLVISTSSDGATSLKCRNSSTSTLSSDRLDQYTQDMMNLCYALAKVITPDDIRPFFRDLTILSNPEVEIQNLPPHESPREQFIRLFNVLVCHGVEHFTPQKIVNVCYKNGWMTYSEVVIFHFPDAQLARMTSCSGGEGL; encoded by the exons ATGGTCGGCGTTCATACGCATAAAATAAG ATGGAAAACCAGGATCATAACCATTCTGTGGATCATGTCCTTAATTTCTCCTGGATGGATGCAAGGACGCCCAAGACGAAATGACTCGGACCCATGTCCTCATACTTTGCAACCTGATGACTCCAACGCTTATAAACTGATCCCTGTTGGTGACAACATCTGCTGCGGCTGCAATCCTGGGTTCCATGTTGAGAAACATTGCTT GCAAGGTCTGGCCCACACGACATGGTGTGAACCTTGTCCTTCTGGTCACTtcatcagccaaaaagcccaCAAGTTGGAAACATGTCATTCTCACCAAGTATGCTCGGAGGACGAAAGCGTGATTTTGCAAGGGACCTCAACGACCGACACCAAATGCGGAAAGCGTACGACTGCTGATAATGAGCTAATGTTAAAGATACAACGTCCTACGGA AAGCATTGATGACAGCgaaaaaacaaagcaagaaACAATGTCGACGATTCCAGCAACGAAACAATCAACATCTATGTCTGTGTCCACTGAAGCTTTGACAATTGTTGGTG ATTCAATGTCGGTTTGGGTTTATCTTGGCCCGGTTTTTGCTGGATTCTCGCTTCTGTTATCGCTGATACTCCTCGGAATTTGCATCaagaattgtttgaaaaa AAGGCAAAGATGTGCTGAAGATCGTAGAGTTTCTACGGAAAGCGATAACTTAGAAGACGATCCACCACGAGAAAGTGACTCCTT GCTTAGAAATCTCAATAAAACAGAAAGAAACCGCTGCCAAGATTCGGGAAATTCATCTCTGATACGAGCAGATTCGAGAGTGGAACTTTCGTTATACCAACGCTCTGACTTGGACAACAGACGCGACTCACAATTCTCCTTCAGCCCT CTCACTGCAAAACTGCAGATCGACTTGCTGCCGAGGCCAACGTCACTTGTAATCTCAACGTCGTCAGATGGCGCTACATCTCTAAAGTGTAGAAATAGCAGCACATCAACCCTAAGCTCAGATAGACTGGATCAATACACACAAGACA TGATGAACTTGTGCTATGCTCTAGCGAAGGTGATAACTCCGGATGACATCCGACCATTTTTCCGAGATCTCACCATTCTTTCTAACCCTGAAGTTGAAATACAGAACTTGCCGCCTCATG AGTCGCCCCGGGAACAATTTATTCGTCTCTTCAATGTTCTCGTCTGCCACGGGGTGGAGCACTTCACCCCACAGAAGATCGTCAACGTCTGCTACAAAAATGGGTGGATGACGTATTCGGAAGTCGTCATATTTCATTTCCCCGATGCCCAGCTCGCACGAATGACCTCCTGCAGTGGAGGAGAAGGCCTGTAA